ATCAAGCGCGCCTTACTCTTACCCTGGAGCGAGGCCTTCTTTTTGCTGTGGTCCGTTAGTATGCGCGCGCGACCGCCGTAAAGTAGATGTACAGATCGCGCGTATCTCAGCCAACTAAATTGGAACGAGACGGCCGAGAACCGAGAACCGGGAACCGAGAACCGAGAATGAACGAGAAATGGAAAAAAGGCGAGACGGCGAGATAGAGACGAAAAGGATGGGACGGAGCGAAATCCGAGGAAACGGGCGGagagacggcgcggcgcggcgcggcgggagaACGACGAGAACAGGACAGCGCGCGGGAGGATAACGCGAACACCTACCGGTGAAACAGCCAGCGGCTTATCCGGATATGCTGGATATCCCACGCGTTCTTGGCccaccgacgcgacgcaacgTCTTCATCATCAGCGGAATTGGAATTATCGGAATAATCGGTGGCGGAGCGCGCGACATTCCAGTGGGTTCTTTCCGCGGTTTCGGAGTCTTTTTCGATCACGAACAGCCCGCGGCACGATCGACCAGACGCGGCGGTTTGAATCGAACGAAaccgaataaaatcgaaaaccgGAGGAGAAGCAGACGGTGGACGGCGAGGGAACGCGATGGCGCAAAGACGCTGGGAAGAGGGTTAGGGGTTACTTTAAGGACCTTTCGAGAATCGGTAGCCTCTCCGCCGtcgatgttttattttatcctcCTCGCTCCATAAGATCGCATTCTTTACGACCCATTGGACGAATTCATTACCAGCCTGGGGCAATGGGTAGCCGAAGTTCGCAAACCTCTCTCCTTCCCCTTCGTCTCCTCCTGCACCTCCTTGCCGTCTCCCGTTCGTCGTCTTTCTCGCCCAACTGTttcgacctctctctctctctctagagaGGGAGACGATCCGGTAGACCCAAGATCGGCGGAATGGTGGATCGGTGTTGCGGACGGAAGAGTAAACGAACGCACAGTCTTATACTttataacatatatatttatttgagctttaattgcattttaaaatacaaccgaaataattaaataatgacAAATCTGGTAAAATGGTTTCAAGAGTCGCGTATACATGATGCATATCTTTGTGGTTGCGCATTTGTAAGTAGGTAGGTACTTTTCGAGCGTATTTTTCGCACGGTTGGCCATTCGCGTATCGCTTTTTTTTCCTCTAGTTTCTGCGAGTGTGTGCACATTCCGCGTTTATTTTGTGCGCGTGTTATCGATCTTCGCATCCACGTAGACCTCGTGTCTCGttattatgttttttttttcgtccCACTCTCAGCAGTCGTATAGAATTACAATAATAGTAGTAATATTATCGTTATATCGATAAATACTTTTAAAGTCCGCGATGGAAGAATTAGAGTTTACAAGAAATACGTATACAAGTGTGTTCCGTTCCAGATTCGGGCTCCCTCGTCCTCGAACGCGCGCAATCATCGTTCCTCGGCTAGTTTTCTCTCGCTTGACTCGgatgccgcgcgccgcgccgcgtcgcgtgcTTTTCGACTCGCGCTTCTTTCGTGCACTTATTCTCGCGCAACCAAACACGCTTCGCGCGTCTTGTCGTCCCTTGCCGTTCCCGTTCCGTCTCTCACATTCGCACAACTCTTTCTTACACGTTCTCTCATTCGCTCCCCCTTTCTCCCGCTCTCGATCCAGCTCTTCGCGATCATCTGTATCGTTCTTTCTCTTGCTCGCCCTTCTCGCGATCTTCCGACACTCGTCGACGCAGCACTCGACTGTTCGAAGCTCGACGATCGAACACGCAAACACGCAGCAGGCACAGGCACAGGCACacggacggacggacggacggacggacggGCGAACGGACGAACGGACGGACCGACGCGCTCTCGCTCGTCGTCGTCAAGTACACACGCACGCAGATGCAAGACTATTCGCCTCCGTTTGATTGTTCGCACCCCGACACGCTCCCTCGGTTGCGATCGATTTTTCGGTACGCGCAgcgatttcaaaaaatttgttgctctctCCGCGCTATTTGCGTTCTcgcgttttcttttctctcATCCGTGGTGTATAGattcgatcgcgtaattgtaTATCAATATACACGGTGTTGTTGTTGGGTCGCGATTCTTCTCGAGCGATTAATAATGACAGTATTTTACACTTAAAATGCCGCGTCCGTTCGCGCGACGCAATAAATAGTAtctcgaagaaaaagaaaaatttacaaTGGTCTACTCGCGCGCTACGAGTGAAGGAAAACGATATTGTTCGaggacgtcgcgtcgcgcgcgCTCGACTCGCTCCGGCCCGCCCTGGCCCGCGCGCGTTCCGAGCAACCGCGAGCCTCGCTATTGCACCGTATCTCGTTGCTTCTCGACGCCAGAGTGTCCGTCGAATCTTACGCGTTCGTTATCCCGCTCCGGTATCCGGCTATCAGGCTCTCCGGTTCtacgattctctctctctctctctctctctctctctcactctcactcgctctctctttctctttccctttcGAGGAGAATCGACCTCGAACGatctcaccggtttcgtcgcAATAAGTATCAACAAAGAGATTCCTATACAAGGGCGGACCCTAGCCTATCCTATGCTGCGCTAATCAACTACGCTCTTACGTTCTAGAGGTATACATGATGATCCGTCCTTACGACAGCCGTCACGGGTAAGCTCCCCCACGTTCGCCTTGGAAAATACTCGTACCCACCCACGCGTTCCTCGTCTTTCGCGTTTCACGGTTTCCTctgctctcgttctctctctctctctctctctctctcccgctctatCTTCCTTCGTCCATCTCTCTTTCGCGCACACACTCTTCGAAGTTGTTGACCACTCTGTTTCCGATCGTATCGTATCCCCACCCCGTTGCCCCCGTGTTCCGTGTTTCACGTCGATCCGTGGCGTACTTACTACCCTTCTCCTAATCGTATCGGTTCTCGTTGCACGTCGTAAACGCCCTTAAGTATTTATAAAATCACAAACTTGGCCGCGCGCCGAGCCCCTTGACTCAGCAGTGCCGCGAGATATGGTGGCATCACAATTTAATTAACGCACGTTCGACGTTCGACGTTCGTCCCCTCGTTGAACGGGATCGGTCCTCGTCGTTGGCGCACCTCGACTGTCCGCACGGCGGCGACGAGATCCGCGCGCAACGGCCAACTCCGAACGACAAACGCGACCGAAATCGAGGGCGGTACCACGGTTACCGTGCGAGACTGCGACGACGAAAGCGGGACGGGAATCGGCGAGAGTCGCGATGACGCGCGACGGTTCGTTCGGACAGCGAGATCGCGAACGCGCGAGGATGGATCGTCGAGGTCGAGGTGTTCGAAGGTCGAAATGTCTCGAACCACTCCGGTGGTCGCTAGTTTTACAGTCGTTACAGTATAGATACACTTATGTACAAGTGGCACCGCTACTTACGGGGCTCGGACTATACGTATTTGCTGGACAACTGTTTGGCCAGCTCCGTATACTTGAGAAATTTCGAGTGCGGACTCTCCTCGAGGGGAGAGGCCGCTGACTGTGACGGGCTACCGTTCGCCTGCGAAAGCGGCGGCGACTTGTTGCGCTGGGACGTCGGCGGCGAGGAAGAACTGTGACCGGTCGCCGGTCCCGCCGCAGGGTTCTGGGAGACCGCGGCCGCCGCGGCTGCGGCTGCTGCAGCTGCGACCGCCGCGGCTGATCGGCCGATTGTCAGCGGGTCCGGGATCACGCCGTCCTTCACGAAGTGCATCTTCGAGAGGTGGTGCCTGTACGCGCCCTTCGAGATAAACGGCGTGTCGCAGAAGGCGCATTTCATGATCGAATCGGCCGTGACCACGGCGTCGTTGCAGGCCCAGCTGAACGCCAAGATGGCGCCCGGCGTGGTTCCGGATCCCGGCGTGGAACCGGATCCCGGCGTGGTTCCAGATCCCACTCCGCCGCCCGCGGCTGATCCTAAGCCCGACGTCGAGCCAGGCCCGCCGGCGGACCTGCCGGTGCTGCCGCCGCTGCCGCTGGCGCTTCCGCCTCTCGTCTCAGTTTTGTCGCAGAGTTTCTGCAACGCCGCCAGCGGATGGCTGCTGGTCTTGCGACCGTGCGAGTCGACCGGCCCGCCAGCGTTCCCTCCGCCGCCTCCGGCGTTTCCTCCGCTGCCTCCGCCCGACAAGCTATCGAACATCGAGGAAAGCGCGCCTAGGCTGCTCGAGCCTTTGGTGTCGGGCGTGCCGCGCGGCGTAACCGATCGGTCGCTGCTCGTCGGACTGCTGGTGCTGTTTCTGCACGGACTGCGAACCAGCTGCTCCATCTGCCCGGTGGATCTGGGAGTCGGCGGATTTATTCGAGGCGACATCACCTCTCGTCCCTCCTCCGCGCTCTCGTGCAGACTGCCGCTCCCGGCGCGTCGATGATTGAACGAACTCTGCTCCTCCTCGTCCCTGCAGTCGTCCACGATCTCCTTCTTCACGTACACCTCCCGACCGCTCGTCTGCGACTGCGACTGTTCTTCCTCGCCGGTGGCACGTTCGTCGGTTTCGTCGTCCTTCGGCTCCTTCTTCACAACCACCGTCGCCGAGGCGGACGGTGGCGCAGACGGGGTCGCTGCCGGTGTCGCGGACGATGTCGTCGTAGCGCCAGCTCCCGATCCCCCGGAAGCGGCGGTGCTCGCGGCCGCGGACGATTCCTCGTCTCCGGATTCTTCCGTGGCCGGGTGATGGCGTCCCGCTGTCAGACTCTGTGGAACCAGCTGCTTATCCGGCGTGACCCGATGGTGATGCGACGAATGCCTCTCCGAATGACCGACCGTGGAGAGATCGAGCCGCCTCTCGGGCGTCATCGCGTCGGTTCTCCCGCCGCTTCCACGCTCCGACACCGAGCTGGACTCGCTTCCGCTGCGTTCCCTTCGGGCCGCCATGCTCGTCGAGTagtgttgctgttgttgctgctgctgttgctgctgctggtaCGATCGCAGGAGGTTCATGGTCTGCGGGTCGACGAGAGGTTTCGTGTAGTCGACGCTCTCGTCGATGCCCAGTCGCTTGAGGATGCTCGTGCCCATCGGTGCTCCGGGTTGAGCGTGATGCAGGCCCGGCGCGCCGTGCCTCGCGCGAGAGTCGAAGCTCTTTTCGATCAGCTTCTCGATGGCGTTCAAAACGGACGGGGAGGAGGAACTTCCGGTGGACTCGTTGGCGGTCGGGGTCGGCGTGTCTTTGCCGGGAGTGGTCGCGTCGCTGGCCGACGAAGGGGACCGATGGTGCCTCGACGAGGACAGCGGCGAGCTCTCGTCGTTCGCGCTCTTCCGGCCGCTCTCGGTCGGCGGTAACGTCGCCGACAGGTGGTTCGACATCAACGCGTTCTTCAGAAAGTTCCGTTGGTTCGCGCTCACCGTTCCCGCGCCGATACACTGTCGGATGTGATCGACGAAGATGCTGGTCTCGATCTTGTCGCCGCACTTCTCGCAAGTTATGCGGCCCGCGTGTTTCCCGAGACCGTGACCGAGACCCGTGGCAGCGTCGCCGTTCTTGAATTCGTTCTGCGCCCGCTCCAGCTCCAACAGCTTCCTCACCGGCAACGATTTCTTGCGCTTCTCCCTGGTCTGCCGACGGCGGCCCCCGCTCTCGGTGATCGAGCGCATAATGTGTTCCTTGTAGTGGGAATTCTTCACCATGTGATTGCTCAGTTCCTTCAACGAGCTGAACGCCTGATCGCAAACCTTGCAAGTCAGCACCGCGCTGACGTGACTGCTGGTCGCGCCGGAACCCGGAGCTCCTGTACCGCCGGCGTGAGGGCCGGTGGAACCGGAATTACCACCGGGTACAGCAGTtccaccgccaccgccgccgccaccaccgCCGGCCACAGACCCGCTACCGCTGCCGCCGTTTCCTCCGCCGCTGCCGCCCTTGTTCTCGTCCGAGGACTTCCACGAGATGATCTGCTCCTGGGAGATGATGTTGGTGTAGTGCTGCGTTTGCTGCATGTGCGACGTCATCTCGGCGAGCGAGCGGAAGCTCTGGCCGCACCACATGCACTTGAGAATCTGTCTGGTCTGCTCGGCCCCCTTGCCCAGCCAGACGTCCTGCCCGCGGACCAACTTTCTCGGCAACGGCATCGTCTCCTTGATTAACAGATTCAGTTCCGACGGACTCTGCTTGCTGCTCGGTGTCGCGGACCCTCCGGCCCCGGGACCGGAGCCCGCGTTGCCGCTCGACGTGGTCTGAGGTTGATGAGGCGGCTGAGGCGTCGGGATGTTCTGCACGTTGCTTTGCTGGGGATGGAGCGAGGATCCGGAAGGCGGCACGGGCATGTTGACGCCGCAATGTTTCGCCTCCTTCATGTGCGTGGTCATCGCGGCCAACGTGGGGAAACTCTGCTTGCACCAGACGCACTTCAGCACGTCCTTCGCCTGATCAGCGCCCTTGTTCAACCAATGGGACTGCCACGCGCTGTGACGACTGCCGGACGTCGATCCAGACACGTTCCCGGCACCGGCACCGGCTCctgcaccgccgccgccgccgctacCGGCCGTAACACCGCCGGAACCGCCACCCGACCCGTTCCCGGATGCCGATCTGAACAGATCCTCGCCGCCCAATTTGCTCAGCTCGCTCATTTTCTCGAGCGCTTTGGTCGCCTCGCTCGGCTGGTACTTGTTCTCGAGGGCGGACGGTGGCTTGAGCTTGCCGTTCCAGAGTTGATGGTGGTCCACCACCACGCCGGCGGTGCTCTTCGGCGAGAGTTGCTGCTGACTAGTGGCGGCGGCCGCTACCGCCGCGGCGAAATACGGGAAATGCGATGCGACCACCGGCGACGTCCACGGCGATACGACGGGCGGCCTTCCGAATCCGGCGGCAGCCGCCACGGCCTGCGCGGGGTCTTGATGAGCCGCGGTGGCGGCCGCAACCGCCGCAGCTGCTGCAGCCGCAGCGGACCCGGACGCCAATCGCGACGACTTGCGAACCGGCGGTGGCGAGTCTTCCGGTCCGGGCCGTTTCCTGCTCGGCACCGACAGATCCAACGGCCCGTTGTTCGTCTCCGTCGACGAGGAAGGGGTCGGCGGTTTGCTCAGATTCAGGATCTGctcgtcctcgtcgtcctcCGTCGAGGAAGCCTTTCTCGTGCTGAAATCGAGGACCGCCGGCAACGGGGTGGCCGATGGCGAGACCTCGCCGACGCTGCTCGGCGAGACCAGGAGGCCGGGGGTGGCAGCGGGCGGCGAACACGAGGACGAGACCAGCGGCGACACCGAGCCCCGGGACAGGGGCGAGTGGCCGAGCAGCAGCCTCTGGTGAGTTTGTTGCAAGTACGCCGCCATCATGGCCGCGGAATGCGGCGGCAGCAGGGGGTGACCGCCGAGCGGAAGGGGCACGATACCGCTCGGGCTGACCGGACTCGCGCTGCTCCTCGTTGCAGGCGGCGGTGGGCTACCAGTCGCCGGACCGGACGATTCCCGTGAATCTCTCGATGGACAGCGCGGACTCATCGGTTCCCTGAAACATCAAGCAGACCAAGAGCTCGTTACATCGCGTGTGCTCGACAACGTTATTGTCGTGCGCGACCGCGATTACGCGTCGATGTCGCGCGCGCGAAAAAGTTATAAAACGGAGAAACGCGAACGGAAAAATCAAATCGATACCTGTCGAAGACGCGTCAACGCGTGGCGTACACGGGTCCTCATTCCCCTAGTGCGGATACGCTGCTTGCACCGGCAGCGTCGAATGGTCGCGGATTCGAAAACGGCGCGCGGCGGGCCGACCGAGCTCTCGAGTAGGTTGCAGGCGTGTCGACGGCTCGCTCGTAACTGACTGTTCCTGACTGAATGCCGAATGCGTGCCGCGAGATGAAAGGGGAGCAGCGGCACGCATGCAGGGGAAGTTTTCGGGGTCAGGcggggcgccgcgccgcgaggtTCGGAGGCGCCACTGACGCAGCCGGTAGCACACACGTATACGCGCACGCACCAGCACAGTGTCTATATACACGAGCGTACACGCACGGAAACGCACATCGCGACCGTCCCCGTGGCAAGCGGTGATGCGGCAAAGCGGTGCCGAGCATTGGCGAAGCGGTGTCACCGACGAACTCGGTGGGATTCGTCGATTGCCGGTCGACGGTCGCCGATCGCCGGTCGTCCTGCCGGTCGCCAGTTGCCGGTAGCCGGTAGCCGGTGCAGCGCGACGCAGAACACGTGCCTATCTCTATTAGCTGTATGACGTCGCACGGCAGTCACCGATATCAGTCTGGCACCGGCTTGTTTATCCCCTcgtttgtctctctctctctatctttctcaccctttctctctctgttaCCCGACTTCCCTACTATCCCGTGCCCTCGCGTTTCCGTCGCGTT
The sequence above is drawn from the Lasioglossum baleicum chromosome 8, iyLasBale1, whole genome shotgun sequence genome and encodes:
- the Tio gene encoding zinc finger domain-containing protein tiptop isoform X3; the encoded protein is MSPRCPSRDSRESSGPATGSPPPPATRSSASPVSPSGIVPLPLGGHPLLPPHSAAMMAAYLQQTHQRLLLGHSPLSRGSVSPLVSSSCSPPAATPGLLVSPSSVGEVSPSATPLPAVLDFSTRKASSTEDDEDEQILNLSKPPTPSSSTETNNGPLDLSVPSRKRPGPEDSPPPVRKSSRLASGSAAAAAAAAVAAATAAHQDPAQAVAAAAGFGRPPVVSPWTSPVVASHFPYFAAAVAAAATSQQQLSPKSTAGVVVDHHQLWNGKLKPPSALENKYQPSEATKALEKMSELSKLGGEDLFRSASGNGSGGGSGGVTAGSGGGGGAGAGAGAGNVSGSTSGSRHSAWQSHWLNKGADQAKDVLKCVWCKQSFPTLAAMTTHMKEAKHCGVNMPVPPSGSSLHPQQSNVQNIPTPQPPHQPQTTSSGNAGSGPGAGGSATPSSKQSPSELNLLIKETMPLPRKLVRGQDVWLGKGAEQTRQILKCMWCGQSFRSLAEMTSHMQQTQHYTNIISQEQIISWKSSDENKGGSGGGNGGSGSGSVAGGGGGGGGGGTAVPGGNSGSTGPHAGGTGAPGSGATSSHVSAVLTCKVCDQAFSSLKELSNHMVKNSHYKEHIMRSITESGGRRRQTREKRKKSLPVRKLLELERAQNEFKNGDAATGLGHGLGKHAGRITCEKCGDKIETSIFVDHIRQCIGAGTVSANQRNFLKNALMSNHLSATLPPTESGRKSANDESSPLSSSRHHRSPSSASDATTPGKDTPTPTANESTGSSSSPSVLNAIEKLIEKSFDSRARHGAPGLHHAQPGAPMGTSILKRLGIDESVDYTKPLVDPQTMNLLRSYQQQQQQQQQQQHYSTSMAARRERSGSESSSVSERGSGGRTDAMTPERRLDLSTVGHSERHSSHHHRVTPDKQLVPQSLTAGRHHPATEESGDEESSAAASTAASGGSGAGATTTSSATPAATPSAPPSASATVVVKKEPKDDETDERATGEEEQSQSQTSGREVYVKKEIVDDCRDEEEQSSFNHRRAGSGSLHESAEEGREVMSPRINPPTPRSTGQMEQLVRSPCRNSTSSPTSSDRSVTPRGTPDTKGSSSLGALSSMFDSLSGGGSGGNAGGGGGNAGGPVDSHGRKTSSHPLAALQKLCDKTETRGGSASGSGGSTGRSAGGPGSTSGLGSAAGGGVGSGTTPGSGSTPGSGTTPGAILAFSWACNDAVVTADSIMKCAFCDTPFISKGAYRHHLSKMHFVKDGVIPDPLTIGRSAAAVAAAAAAAAAAAVSQNPAAGPATGHSSSSPPTSQRNKSPPLSQANGSPSQSAASPLEESPHSKFLKYTELAKQLSSKYV
- the Tio gene encoding zinc finger domain-containing protein tiptop isoform X1, whose translation is MRSKQQPRPSFRWPQQRGDNLTGEDGVEGSGPGLAADLQGEEGDCAEDDGPISPSERVCAAAAKENEDGDATDEEDDEDATPPTPPPSATARLNPTILRDTGPPDREPMSPRCPSRDSRESSGPATGSPPPPATRSSASPVSPSGIVPLPLGGHPLLPPHSAAMMAAYLQQTHQRLLLGHSPLSRGSVSPLVSSSCSPPAATPGLLVSPSSVGEVSPSATPLPAVLDFSTRKASSTEDDEDEQILNLSKPPTPSSSTETNNGPLDLSVPSRKRPGPEDSPPPVRKSSRLASGSAAAAAAAAVAAATAAHQDPAQAVAAAAGFGRPPVVSPWTSPVVASHFPYFAAAVAAAATSQQQLSPKSTAGVVVDHHQLWNGKLKPPSALENKYQPSEATKALEKMSELSKLGGEDLFRSASGNGSGGGSGGVTAGSGGGGGAGAGAGAGNVSGSTSGSRHSAWQSHWLNKGADQAKDVLKCVWCKQSFPTLAAMTTHMKEAKHCGVNMPVPPSGSSLHPQQSNVQNIPTPQPPHQPQTTSSGNAGSGPGAGGSATPSSKQSPSELNLLIKETMPLPRKLVRGQDVWLGKGAEQTRQILKCMWCGQSFRSLAEMTSHMQQTQHYTNIISQEQIISWKSSDENKGGSGGGNGGSGSGSVAGGGGGGGGGGTAVPGGNSGSTGPHAGGTGAPGSGATSSHVSAVLTCKVCDQAFSSLKELSNHMVKNSHYKEHIMRSITESGGRRRQTREKRKKSLPVRKLLELERAQNEFKNGDAATGLGHGLGKHAGRITCEKCGDKIETSIFVDHIRQCIGAGTVSANQRNFLKNALMSNHLSATLPPTESGRKSANDESSPLSSSRHHRSPSSASDATTPGKDTPTPTANESTGSSSSPSVLNAIEKLIEKSFDSRARHGAPGLHHAQPGAPMGTSILKRLGIDESVDYTKPLVDPQTMNLLRSYQQQQQQQQQQQHYSTSMAARRERSGSESSSVSERGSGGRTDAMTPERRLDLSTVGHSERHSSHHHRVTPDKQLVPQSLTAGRHHPATEESGDEESSAAASTAASGGSGAGATTTSSATPAATPSAPPSASATVVVKKEPKDDETDERATGEEEQSQSQTSGREVYVKKEIVDDCRDEEEQSSFNHRRAGSGSLHESAEEGREVMSPRINPPTPRSTGQMEQLVRSPCRNSTSSPTSSDRSVTPRGTPDTKGSSSLGALSSMFDSLSGGGSGGNAGGGGGNAGGPVDSHGRKTSSHPLAALQKLCDKTETRGGSASGSGGSTGRSAGGPGSTSGLGSAAGGGVGSGTTPGSGSTPGSGTTPGAILAFSWACNDAVVTADSIMKCAFCDTPFISKGAYRHHLSKMHFVKDGVIPDPLTIGRSAAAVAAAAAAAAAAAVSQNPAAGPATGHSSSSPPTSQRNKSPPLSQANGSPSQSAASPLEESPHSKFLKYTELAKQLSSKYV
- the Tio gene encoding zinc finger domain-containing protein tiptop isoform X2; this translates as MPRRKQHAPQRMKWEDGVEGSGPGLAADLQGEEGDCAEDDGPISPSERVCAAAAKENEDGDATDEEDDEDATPPTPPPSATARLNPTILRDTGPPDREPMSPRCPSRDSRESSGPATGSPPPPATRSSASPVSPSGIVPLPLGGHPLLPPHSAAMMAAYLQQTHQRLLLGHSPLSRGSVSPLVSSSCSPPAATPGLLVSPSSVGEVSPSATPLPAVLDFSTRKASSTEDDEDEQILNLSKPPTPSSSTETNNGPLDLSVPSRKRPGPEDSPPPVRKSSRLASGSAAAAAAAAVAAATAAHQDPAQAVAAAAGFGRPPVVSPWTSPVVASHFPYFAAAVAAAATSQQQLSPKSTAGVVVDHHQLWNGKLKPPSALENKYQPSEATKALEKMSELSKLGGEDLFRSASGNGSGGGSGGVTAGSGGGGGAGAGAGAGNVSGSTSGSRHSAWQSHWLNKGADQAKDVLKCVWCKQSFPTLAAMTTHMKEAKHCGVNMPVPPSGSSLHPQQSNVQNIPTPQPPHQPQTTSSGNAGSGPGAGGSATPSSKQSPSELNLLIKETMPLPRKLVRGQDVWLGKGAEQTRQILKCMWCGQSFRSLAEMTSHMQQTQHYTNIISQEQIISWKSSDENKGGSGGGNGGSGSGSVAGGGGGGGGGGTAVPGGNSGSTGPHAGGTGAPGSGATSSHVSAVLTCKVCDQAFSSLKELSNHMVKNSHYKEHIMRSITESGGRRRQTREKRKKSLPVRKLLELERAQNEFKNGDAATGLGHGLGKHAGRITCEKCGDKIETSIFVDHIRQCIGAGTVSANQRNFLKNALMSNHLSATLPPTESGRKSANDESSPLSSSRHHRSPSSASDATTPGKDTPTPTANESTGSSSSPSVLNAIEKLIEKSFDSRARHGAPGLHHAQPGAPMGTSILKRLGIDESVDYTKPLVDPQTMNLLRSYQQQQQQQQQQQHYSTSMAARRERSGSESSSVSERGSGGRTDAMTPERRLDLSTVGHSERHSSHHHRVTPDKQLVPQSLTAGRHHPATEESGDEESSAAASTAASGGSGAGATTTSSATPAATPSAPPSASATVVVKKEPKDDETDERATGEEEQSQSQTSGREVYVKKEIVDDCRDEEEQSSFNHRRAGSGSLHESAEEGREVMSPRINPPTPRSTGQMEQLVRSPCRNSTSSPTSSDRSVTPRGTPDTKGSSSLGALSSMFDSLSGGGSGGNAGGGGGNAGGPVDSHGRKTSSHPLAALQKLCDKTETRGGSASGSGGSTGRSAGGPGSTSGLGSAAGGGVGSGTTPGSGSTPGSGTTPGAILAFSWACNDAVVTADSIMKCAFCDTPFISKGAYRHHLSKMHFVKDGVIPDPLTIGRSAAAVAAAAAAAAAAAVSQNPAAGPATGHSSSSPPTSQRNKSPPLSQANGSPSQSAASPLEESPHSKFLKYTELAKQLSSKYV